A window of the Cystobacter fuscus genome harbors these coding sequences:
- a CDS encoding MotA/TolQ/ExbB proton channel family protein yields MMSFVLLAQTGNEQVGWLSRKLLGVTLTSAEWVLWVLVVLSVFSIGLMLERAVYFATHRLPDSEALAVRLARGELEAVRAAVGERKGMEAAVLREALASVEQGPDTVEQVIASTVARERPQYERYLSFLGTLGNNAPFIGLFGTVLGIIKAFHDLGNMGAKGAAIQQTVMAGISEALVATAVGLAVAIPAVVAFNVFNRQLKTLTSRTNALGHALVGSLKARNATRPGASTEAR; encoded by the coding sequence ATGATGTCCTTCGTCCTCCTGGCCCAGACGGGCAATGAGCAGGTTGGCTGGCTGAGCCGCAAGCTGCTTGGTGTCACCCTCACCAGCGCCGAGTGGGTGCTGTGGGTGCTGGTGGTGCTCTCGGTGTTCTCCATCGGGCTGATGCTCGAGCGCGCGGTGTACTTCGCCACGCACCGGCTGCCGGACTCCGAGGCGCTGGCGGTGCGGCTGGCCCGGGGCGAGCTGGAGGCGGTGCGCGCCGCGGTGGGTGAGCGCAAGGGCATGGAGGCCGCGGTGCTGCGCGAGGCGCTGGCCTCGGTGGAGCAGGGCCCGGACACGGTGGAGCAGGTGATCGCCTCCACGGTGGCGCGCGAGCGTCCCCAGTACGAGCGCTACCTGTCCTTCCTGGGCACGCTGGGCAACAACGCGCCCTTCATCGGCCTGTTCGGCACGGTGCTCGGCATCATCAAGGCCTTCCACGACCTGGGCAACATGGGCGCCAAGGGCGCCGCCATCCAGCAGACGGTGATGGCGGGCATCTCCGAGGCGCTCGTCGCCACGGCGGTGGGCCTGGCGGTGGCCATCCCCGCGGTGGTCGCCTTCAACGTCTTCAACCGCCAGCTCAAGACGCTCACCTCGCGCACCAACGCGCTGGGCCATGCGCTCGTGGGCAGCCTCAAGGCCCGCAACGCCACGCGCCCCGGCGCCTCCACGGAGGCGCGTTAG
- a CDS encoding ExbD/TolR family protein, with the protein MAGGAQDNDEEITGINVTPLVDVVLVLLIIFMVTANFIVRETVEVDLPRAANGGETVQGLVNVVVDKQGKLFFDGAEVSEDEMRRRVTEALAKDKETRAIISADQSLPYGRVMRLIDMVKGQGIAKFALNIEKDVAPTASPASP; encoded by the coding sequence ATGGCCGGCGGCGCGCAGGACAACGACGAGGAGATCACCGGCATCAACGTCACCCCGCTGGTGGACGTGGTGCTCGTGCTGCTCATCATCTTCATGGTGACGGCCAACTTCATCGTGCGCGAGACGGTGGAGGTGGATCTGCCCCGGGCCGCCAACGGTGGCGAGACGGTGCAGGGGCTCGTCAACGTGGTGGTCGACAAGCAGGGCAAGCTCTTCTTCGACGGCGCGGAGGTGAGCGAGGACGAGATGCGCCGCCGCGTCACCGAGGCGCTGGCCAAGGACAAGGAGACACGCGCCATCATCAGCGCGGATCAGAGCCTGCCGTACGGCCGGGTGATGCGGCTCATCGACATGGTGAAGGGCCAGGGCATCGCCAAGTTCGCGCTCAACATCGAGAAGGACGTGGCGCCCACGGCCTCTCCCGCCTCGCCCTGA
- a CDS encoding energy transducer TonB, giving the protein MSQATLSALPPRRSRDWVPMFLLVSLGAHGVGFALLSNVAERPAPDIQRPVELEMVEVIKPPPPPPPPPEQEPPKPPPPKPKAPPPVKVARAEKPPPPPPPDAPPPPPNDAPPPEPAAKPVPLVVGLSLSSTTAAGGFAAPVGNTVYGKTGNTATDPKDVKAYSAPKYVPVYQVDTQPTVASEVKIPYPDEARRAGVEGSVTMSITIDAEGRVVKVVVIKGLGYGLDEAARGALLRFRFKPAIKNGEPVSTEMKYSYTFVLD; this is encoded by the coding sequence ATGAGCCAGGCCACCCTCTCCGCCCTGCCCCCTCGCCGCTCCCGCGACTGGGTGCCGATGTTCCTGCTCGTGTCGCTGGGCGCCCACGGGGTGGGCTTCGCCCTGCTCTCGAACGTGGCGGAGCGCCCGGCGCCCGACATCCAGCGGCCCGTAGAGCTCGAAATGGTGGAGGTCATCAAGCCGCCTCCCCCGCCGCCGCCTCCACCCGAGCAGGAGCCGCCCAAGCCGCCCCCGCCCAAGCCGAAGGCGCCGCCCCCGGTGAAGGTGGCCCGGGCCGAGAAGCCGCCTCCGCCGCCTCCGCCGGACGCGCCGCCCCCTCCCCCCAATGACGCGCCTCCGCCCGAGCCGGCCGCCAAGCCGGTGCCGCTGGTGGTGGGCCTGTCGCTGTCCTCCACCACGGCCGCGGGCGGCTTCGCCGCGCCGGTGGGCAACACCGTCTATGGCAAGACGGGCAACACGGCGACGGATCCCAAGGACGTGAAGGCGTACTCGGCACCCAAATACGTGCCCGTGTACCAGGTGGACACCCAGCCCACGGTCGCCTCGGAGGTGAAGATTCCCTACCCCGACGAGGCCCGACGCGCGGGCGTCGAGGGCTCGGTCACCATGTCCATCACCATCGACGCCGAGGGGCGCGTGGTGAAGGTCGTCGTCATCAAGGGGCTCGGCTACGGGCTCGACGAGGCGGCGCGCGGCGCCCTGCTGCGCTTCCGCTTCAAGCCCGCCATCAAGAACGGCGAGCCGGTGTCCACGGAGATGAAGTACTCCTACACCTTCGTGCTGGACTGA
- a CDS encoding DUF4398 domain-containing protein → MRKAMAGAVVCVLGLTGCMGAPLRYGPSEPLVDTQVPIQQAEEAGAAQHPDAAQHLEWARQQTQGARRLIEQNRRDEAALFLKRAAADAELALALAREAPARAEADQVLQQVRELQQDTVPAQQ, encoded by the coding sequence ATGCGAAAGGCAATGGCCGGCGCGGTGGTGTGCGTGCTGGGACTGACGGGCTGTATGGGCGCCCCTTTGCGGTACGGGCCGTCCGAGCCGCTCGTGGACACGCAGGTGCCCATCCAGCAGGCGGAGGAGGCGGGTGCCGCCCAGCATCCCGATGCGGCGCAACACCTGGAGTGGGCACGGCAGCAGACGCAGGGTGCGCGTCGGCTGATCGAGCAGAACCGGCGGGATGAAGCGGCGCTGTTCCTGAAGCGGGCGGCGGCGGACGCGGAGCTGGCCCTGGCCCTGGCGCGCGAGGCCCCGGCCCGCGCCGAGGCCGATCAGGTGCTCCAGCAGGTACGCGAACTCCAGCAGGACACGGTGCCGGCGCAACAGTGA
- a CDS encoding OmpA family protein: protein MRGWKALTWGVLGTVALSGCAAMTPRELVDARSAYQEASAGPAVQYAPDALGQARDALDEANRAYDREKNTERTRTLAYVALRRAQIAESLARTAVALNERAQAEQQLALARAEDAERTRRELAQSRQELAEAQRLRAEAEQRQAEIQRQQEETARLQAEQEAQARTQREEQERQAKLTESQHRMEQLNAQLEQERQARLQAEQRATAAEAEARAQREVADELRNIRQVQVKEESRGLVLTLSGSVLFRSGSADLLATARRRLNEVAEALKKAPNPLVIEGHTDSLGSAELNEELSYLRAEAVRDYLVDRGVDPERIRTEGRGKEQPIASNATAEGRANNRRVEIILERGVGGSGARQDSKP from the coding sequence ATGCGGGGATGGAAGGCGTTGACATGGGGAGTGCTCGGGACCGTGGCGCTCTCGGGGTGCGCGGCCATGACACCGCGCGAGCTGGTGGATGCGCGCAGTGCCTATCAAGAAGCCTCCGCGGGTCCGGCGGTGCAGTACGCCCCGGACGCCCTCGGACAGGCCCGGGACGCGCTCGACGAGGCCAACCGCGCCTACGATCGCGAGAAGAACACGGAGCGCACGCGCACCCTCGCCTATGTGGCGCTGCGCCGGGCGCAGATCGCCGAGTCACTCGCCCGCACCGCGGTGGCCCTGAATGAGCGGGCCCAGGCGGAGCAGCAGCTCGCGCTGGCCCGGGCGGAGGACGCCGAGCGCACGCGGCGGGAACTGGCTCAGTCGCGCCAGGAGCTCGCCGAGGCCCAGCGGCTGCGCGCGGAGGCGGAGCAGCGCCAGGCGGAGATCCAACGCCAGCAGGAAGAGACGGCGCGTCTCCAGGCCGAGCAGGAGGCCCAGGCCCGCACCCAGCGCGAGGAGCAGGAGCGACAGGCGAAGCTCACCGAGAGCCAGCACCGGATGGAGCAGCTCAACGCGCAGCTCGAGCAGGAGCGCCAGGCGCGGCTCCAGGCCGAGCAGCGCGCCACGGCCGCCGAGGCCGAGGCCCGTGCCCAGCGAGAGGTGGCCGACGAGCTGCGCAACATCCGCCAGGTGCAGGTGAAGGAGGAGTCGCGGGGCCTGGTGCTCACGCTCTCCGGCAGCGTGCTGTTCCGCTCGGGCAGCGCGGATCTCCTCGCGACGGCCCGGCGGCGGCTCAACGAGGTGGCCGAGGCGCTCAAGAAGGCCCCGAACCCGCTCGTCATCGAGGGGCACACCGACAGCCTGGGCTCGGCGGAGCTCAACGAGGAGCTGTCGTACCTGCGCGCCGAGGCCGTGCGCGACTACCTCGTCGACCGGGGCGTGGACCCCGAGCGCATCCGCACCGAGGGACGGGGCAAGGAGCAGCCCATCGCCTCCAACGCCACCGCCGAGGGCCGCGCCAACAACCGCCGCGTGGAGATCATCCTCGAGCGCGGCGTGGGTGGCTCGGGCGCGCGGCAGGACTCCAAGCCGTAG